In one window of Gemmatimonadota bacterium DNA:
- the coaBC gene encoding bifunctional phosphopantothenoylcysteine decarboxylase/phosphopantothenate--cysteine ligase CoaBC produces MTVWEGRHVVVGVSGGIASYKSCILVRRLAEAGARVDVILTEGAAEFVRPLTFEALSGRPVLTSLWTRDAALQHVRLAQAADLLIVAPATAHLIARVAQGLGDDLLTTLLLARTAPVLLAPAMNDEMYANPATQANLATLATRGFACVGPEVGSLAEGPSDRPGRMSEPEVILAHAARLLHERSRLAGRRVLVTAGPTREAIDPVRVVTNRSSGKMGYRLAEAAWERGATVTLVSGPVGLAAPVGVDLVRVDTTVQMEQAVRRLLPTTDVLIMAAAPADYRPAAPAATKRPRQGGAVVIEMEPTPDILQATTEARKPGSLIVGFALETGDAVASGRAKLARKQLDLIVVNDALEAGAAFEVDTNRVTILDRDGGELGVPLGSKRVVADAILDRVERQLGR; encoded by the coding sequence GTGACCGTGTGGGAGGGCCGGCATGTCGTCGTAGGGGTGTCGGGGGGGATCGCCAGCTACAAGAGCTGCATCCTCGTCCGGCGCCTCGCCGAGGCGGGCGCGCGGGTGGACGTCATCCTGACCGAGGGGGCCGCGGAGTTCGTGCGGCCCCTCACCTTTGAGGCGCTCTCCGGCCGGCCGGTCCTGACTTCGCTGTGGACCCGCGACGCCGCGCTGCAGCATGTGCGCCTGGCCCAGGCCGCCGACCTCCTGATCGTGGCCCCGGCCACCGCACACCTGATTGCCCGGGTGGCCCAGGGGCTGGGCGACGACCTGCTCACCACGCTGCTGCTGGCCCGCACCGCGCCGGTGCTGCTGGCCCCGGCGATGAATGATGAGATGTACGCCAACCCCGCGACCCAGGCCAACCTCGCCACCCTGGCCACGCGGGGTTTCGCGTGCGTGGGTCCGGAGGTCGGGTCGCTCGCGGAGGGGCCCTCCGACCGGCCGGGGCGGATGAGCGAGCCCGAGGTGATCCTGGCCCACGCGGCGCGGCTGCTGCACGAGCGCTCCCGGCTGGCGGGCCGCCGCGTACTCGTCACCGCCGGCCCCACCCGCGAGGCCATCGACCCGGTCCGGGTGGTGACCAACCGCTCCAGCGGCAAGATGGGTTACCGCCTGGCGGAGGCCGCCTGGGAGCGTGGGGCCACGGTCACCCTGGTGAGCGGACCGGTGGGGCTGGCGGCCCCGGTGGGCGTGGACCTGGTCCGGGTGGACACCACCGTCCAGATGGAGCAGGCCGTGCGGCGGTTGCTGCCCACCACCGACGTGCTGATCATGGCGGCCGCGCCGGCCGACTACCGGCCCGCGGCCCCGGCCGCCACCAAGCGCCCGCGTCAGGGCGGGGCGGTGGTGATCGAGATGGAACCGACGCCGGACATCCTGCAGGCCACCACCGAGGCGCGGAAGCCGGGGAGCCTCATCGTCGGCTTTGCACTCGAGACGGGCGACGCGGTGGCCAGTGGCCGCGCCAAGCTGGCGCGCAAGCAGCTGGACCTCATCGTGGTGAACGACGCCCTGGAGGCCGGGGCCGCGTTCGAGGTGGACACCAACCGGGTGACCATCCTCGACCGTGACGGCGGCGAACTCGGGGTCCCCCTCGGATCCAAGCGCGTCGTGGCCGACGCCATCCTCGACCGCGTGGAGCGGCAGCTTGGACGATAG
- a CDS encoding uracil-DNA glycosylase produces the protein MDDRAARYLRQQAELGDPEIVLSSAEAARELRATAGRRPVPAPRASAAAPSPGAAPAVAPAGPSTPPPSAAPVVPPPPAPSPRMADPSMQKWRKDAPPIPGPGLVVEPPTVTLLGDEITRAESLEAVASLIRGCEKCRLCQGRKQTVPGEGNPTARLMCIGEGPGATEDETGRPFVGAAGQLLDQILGAIDCPRESVFIANIVKCRPPQNRKPLPDEATMCLPYLHRQIALVRPTVLLAMGGTAAEWLLGVKRSLGDLRNQVHRYAGIPLVVTYHPAALLRNPNWKKPTWDDVRVARQLLDR, from the coding sequence TTGGACGATAGGGCCGCCCGCTACCTGCGACAGCAGGCGGAGCTGGGCGACCCGGAGATCGTCCTCTCCTCCGCGGAGGCGGCGCGGGAACTCCGCGCCACCGCGGGGCGCCGCCCCGTGCCTGCACCACGTGCCTCCGCCGCGGCGCCGAGTCCGGGCGCCGCGCCGGCGGTCGCGCCCGCCGGGCCGTCCACGCCGCCCCCGAGTGCCGCTCCCGTCGTCCCACCGCCCCCCGCGCCGAGCCCCCGCATGGCCGACCCGTCGATGCAGAAGTGGAGGAAGGACGCGCCCCCGATCCCGGGGCCCGGGCTGGTGGTGGAGCCACCGACGGTCACGCTGCTCGGCGACGAGATCACGCGTGCGGAGTCGCTGGAGGCCGTGGCCAGCCTCATCCGCGGCTGCGAGAAGTGCCGACTGTGCCAGGGGCGGAAGCAGACGGTGCCGGGGGAGGGGAACCCGACGGCCCGCCTCATGTGCATCGGGGAAGGACCAGGCGCCACCGAGGACGAGACGGGCCGCCCGTTCGTGGGGGCGGCGGGCCAGCTGCTGGACCAGATCCTCGGTGCGATCGACTGCCCGCGGGAATCGGTGTTCATCGCCAATATCGTGAAGTGCCGCCCGCCGCAGAACCGCAAGCCGCTGCCCGACGAGGCCACGATGTGCCTGCCGTACCTGCACCGGCAGATCGCGCTGGTGCGGCCCACGGTGCTGCTCGCCATGGGTGGCACGGCGGCGGAGTGGCTGCTCGGGGTCAAGCGCAGCCTGGGCGACCTCCGCAACCAGGTGCACCGGTACGCCGGCATCCCGCTGGTGGTGACCTACCATCCCGCAGCGCTGCTGCGGAATCCCAACTGGAAGAAGCCCACCTGGGACGACGTGCGGGTGGCGCGCCAGCTGCTCGATCGCTAG
- the dnaB gene encoding replicative DNA helicase has protein sequence MTNPPYDSSPASAGGTDTAAPLRAAPWSNEAEQAVLGAMLLDQDAALRAVELLDDSLFYREGHRRLYRAMRRLIERRVVIDHITLRDELERKGELEPAGGEVYLAELLDAAVTAANFEAHAAIIRDKAILRQLIEAATAVVSRAHQAEVPAADLLDDAEARIFQISQHVKTAGLSFTRIKEMLWPTMERIEKLHAQGKEISGVPSGFKDLDEMTTGFQPSDLVIVAARPSMGKTAFCLNIAAHAAESGKGVALFSLEMSKESLVQRMLCAEARVDSQRVRRGTLSDADFTMLARAAGVLASCPIWIDDTPALTLLEMRSKARRLRMENDVGLIVVDYLQLMRSPMYAENRVQEISDISRSLKALARELEVPVIALSQLSRASEQRGGERKPILSDLRDSGAIEQDADIVLFIHRPEMYDQMDRDGNSNEGKAELIVAKHRNGPTGTVDLYFHKQFTRFASMSDREEPEYV, from the coding sequence ATGACCAATCCTCCCTACGATTCGAGCCCCGCCAGCGCGGGCGGCACCGACACGGCCGCGCCGCTGCGCGCCGCCCCGTGGAGCAACGAGGCCGAGCAGGCGGTGCTCGGCGCCATGCTGCTCGACCAGGACGCCGCGCTGCGCGCCGTGGAGCTGCTCGACGACTCGCTGTTCTACCGCGAGGGCCACCGGCGGCTGTACCGCGCCATGCGGCGGCTGATCGAACGGCGGGTGGTGATCGATCACATCACCCTGCGGGACGAACTGGAGCGGAAGGGGGAGCTGGAGCCGGCCGGCGGGGAGGTCTACCTCGCGGAGCTGCTCGACGCGGCGGTCACGGCGGCGAACTTCGAGGCCCACGCCGCGATCATCCGCGACAAGGCCATCCTGCGCCAGCTGATCGAGGCGGCCACCGCGGTGGTGTCCCGGGCGCACCAGGCGGAGGTGCCCGCGGCCGACCTGCTGGATGACGCCGAGGCGCGGATCTTCCAGATCAGCCAGCACGTGAAGACCGCAGGGCTCAGCTTCACCCGGATCAAGGAGATGCTCTGGCCCACGATGGAGCGCATCGAAAAGCTCCATGCGCAGGGCAAAGAGATTAGCGGCGTCCCCAGCGGCTTCAAAGATTTGGACGAGATGACCACCGGCTTCCAGCCTTCGGACCTGGTCATCGTGGCGGCCCGGCCGTCCATGGGCAAGACCGCCTTCTGCCTCAACATCGCCGCGCACGCGGCGGAGAGCGGCAAGGGCGTGGCGCTGTTCTCGCTCGAGATGTCCAAGGAGTCGCTGGTGCAGCGGATGCTGTGCGCCGAGGCCCGGGTGGACAGCCAGCGGGTGCGGCGCGGCACCCTGTCCGATGCCGACTTCACCATGCTCGCGCGCGCGGCGGGCGTGCTGGCCAGCTGCCCCATCTGGATCGATGACACCCCGGCGCTGACCCTGCTCGAGATGCGCTCCAAGGCGCGGCGCCTGCGGATGGAGAACGACGTCGGCCTGATCGTGGTGGACTACCTGCAGCTGATGCGGAGCCCGATGTACGCCGAGAACCGGGTGCAGGAGATCTCCGACATCTCCCGCTCGCTCAAGGCGCTGGCCCGCGAACTCGAGGTGCCGGTGATCGCGCTGTCCCAGCTCTCACGCGCCTCGGAGCAGCGGGGCGGGGAGCGGAAGCCCATCCTCTCGGACCTGCGCGACTCCGGCGCCATCGAGCAGGATGCCGACATCGTGCTGTTCATCCACCGGCCCGAGATGTACGACCAGATGGACCGCGACGGCAACAGCAACGAGGGCAAGGCGGAGCTGATCGTGGCCAAGCACCGCAACGGGCCCACCGGCACGGTGGACCTCTACTTCCACAAGCAGTTCACCCGGTTCGCCAGCATGAGCGACCGGGAGGAGCCGGAGTATGTCTAG
- the gmk gene encoding guanylate kinase, which translates to MTPFLLVLSSPSGGGKTTIARRVLAARPAVGYSISATTRAMRPGEVHGKDYWFLTPEEFEARVMGGEFLEHASYNGRRYGTLRSEVERHFAAGRHVVLDIEVNGARQVRRQLAGAVLVFVVPPTGRALVERLAARRTEDRAALDGRLAIAAGELAAVGEYDYVVVNADLEQAVHDVLGILDAEGRRVARQDDLDIRTERLRREIAEAATQL; encoded by the coding sequence GTGACGCCGTTCCTCCTGGTGCTCTCCTCCCCCTCGGGCGGGGGCAAGACCACCATCGCGCGGCGGGTCCTGGCCGCCCGGCCCGCGGTGGGGTACTCCATCTCCGCCACCACCCGCGCCATGCGGCCCGGCGAGGTGCACGGCAAGGATTACTGGTTCCTGACCCCCGAGGAGTTCGAGGCCCGGGTGATGGGCGGGGAGTTCCTGGAGCACGCCAGCTACAACGGGCGGCGCTACGGCACCCTGCGCAGCGAGGTGGAGCGGCACTTCGCCGCCGGCCGCCACGTGGTGCTCGACATCGAAGTGAACGGCGCGCGGCAGGTGCGGCGCCAGCTGGCCGGCGCGGTGCTGGTGTTCGTGGTGCCGCCGACGGGCCGGGCGCTGGTGGAGCGGCTGGCCGCGCGGCGCACCGAGGACCGGGCGGCGCTCGACGGGCGGCTCGCGATCGCGGCGGGGGAGCTGGCCGCGGTGGGCGAGTACGACTACGTGGTGGTCAACGCCGACCTGGAGCAGGCGGTGCACGACGTGCTCGGCATCCTCGACGCCGAGGGGCGCCGCGTGGCACGGCAGGACGACCTGGATATCCGGACCGAGCGGCTCCGGCGCGAGATCGCGGAAGCCGCGACGCAGCTGTAA
- a CDS encoding YicC family protein, producing MAGGRIRVEIRTVNHRHFNPSLKLSHELSALEADLRERLRKDFDRGHVSVGVHWAEAPERHTAGFTVNLERARAVALALGDLQRALGVPGQVDLSMIVRQPEVITTGREETPAVEWVDLEPLVAEAIGNCKAMRRREGGVLAAELRHRLELMEAAAAVVARRAPERVARERDRLRAAVTQLLDGRTVDEQRLAQELAFLADKLDITEELVRFAAHVAACREALGKDQPVGKQLGFLAQELGREVNTMGAKANDAEIVQQVVAMKGELEKFREQLENLE from the coding sequence GTGGCCGGCGGTCGCATCCGAGTGGAGATCCGGACGGTCAACCACCGTCACTTCAACCCGTCGCTCAAGCTGAGCCACGAACTCTCGGCGCTGGAAGCAGACCTGCGGGAGCGGCTGCGGAAGGACTTCGATCGCGGGCACGTGAGCGTGGGCGTGCACTGGGCCGAAGCGCCGGAGCGCCACACCGCCGGCTTCACGGTGAACCTGGAGCGCGCCCGCGCCGTGGCGCTGGCGCTCGGCGACCTGCAGCGCGCCCTCGGGGTGCCGGGCCAGGTGGACCTGTCGATGATCGTCCGGCAGCCCGAGGTCATCACCACCGGGCGGGAAGAGACCCCGGCGGTCGAGTGGGTCGATCTGGAGCCGCTCGTGGCGGAAGCCATCGGCAACTGCAAGGCGATGCGGCGTCGCGAGGGCGGGGTGCTGGCCGCGGAGCTGCGGCACCGGCTCGAGCTGATGGAGGCCGCCGCAGCCGTGGTGGCACGGCGGGCCCCGGAGCGGGTGGCGCGGGAGCGGGACCGGCTGCGCGCCGCCGTGACCCAGCTGCTCGATGGCCGGACGGTGGACGAGCAGCGGCTGGCGCAGGAGCTCGCGTTCCTGGCCGACAAGCTGGACATCACCGAGGAGCTGGTGCGGTTCGCCGCCCACGTGGCCGCGTGCCGCGAGGCACTGGGCAAGGACCAGCCGGTGGGCAAGCAGCTGGGCTTCCTGGCGCAGGAGCTGGGGCGCGAGGTGAACACGATGGGCGCCAAGGCCAACGATGCCGAGATCGTGCAGCAGGTGGTGGCCATGAAGGGCGAGCTCGAGAAGTTCCGCGAGCAGCTGGAGAACCTGGAGTGA